From a region of the Sulfitobacter alexandrii genome:
- the dctP gene encoding TRAP transporter substrate-binding protein DctP, which translates to MAALDNELTTSACAIAPVHNPKRQEENEIMTRISKFPSPLRTAGWALSVALLPLAVQPVAAQEIELRAADSLPTGHYIAQSLIEPFMERVSERTGKTEFAYFPAQQLGKAKDLLSLTQTGVTDIGYVGPSYVSDKMPLSAVGQLPEAFSTSCEGTMAYWEIAKPGGALDQAEFAPNGVRLLMAMVLPPYNLLTSSREITGLDSMDGLKIRSTGGALDLTVQKIGGVPVQMPAPEVREALSRGTIDAGLFPYPSVTPYGMETFLDWGTQGMNFGSFVATYVIRQEKWDSLPEDVQQAITEIGEDLTREGCETADRQNLEVKQQIAEAGVTFVDLPAGDVEKLNQILSTVGSEWAEQLDAQGKPGTEILEAFRSALKRN; encoded by the coding sequence GTGGCTGCCCTCGACAATGAACTGACGACGTCGGCCTGCGCAATAGCGCCAGTCCATAACCCTAAAAGACAGGAGGAGAATGAAATCATGACCAGAATATCCAAATTCCCATCGCCCTTACGGACAGCGGGCTGGGCCCTGAGCGTTGCCTTGCTACCGCTCGCCGTGCAGCCGGTTGCAGCGCAGGAGATCGAACTGCGCGCGGCCGACAGCCTGCCCACCGGCCATTACATTGCCCAGAGCCTGATCGAACCTTTCATGGAACGGGTGAGCGAGCGGACCGGGAAAACCGAGTTCGCGTACTTCCCGGCTCAGCAACTCGGCAAGGCCAAGGACCTACTCTCGCTGACCCAGACCGGCGTGACCGATATCGGCTATGTCGGCCCCTCCTATGTCAGCGACAAGATGCCCCTTTCGGCGGTCGGGCAGTTGCCCGAGGCGTTTTCGACGTCGTGTGAGGGCACGATGGCCTATTGGGAGATCGCCAAGCCCGGCGGCGCGCTAGACCAGGCCGAATTCGCGCCGAACGGCGTGCGCCTGCTGATGGCGATGGTGCTGCCGCCCTACAACCTGCTGACGTCGAGCCGTGAGATCACCGGTTTGGACAGCATGGACGGCCTGAAGATCCGCAGCACTGGCGGCGCGCTTGACCTGACCGTCCAGAAAATCGGCGGCGTGCCGGTGCAGATGCCGGCGCCCGAAGTGCGCGAGGCGCTGTCGCGCGGGACGATCGACGCCGGGCTCTTCCCCTATCCCAGTGTCACCCCTTACGGAATGGAAACATTCCTTGACTGGGGTACGCAGGGGATGAACTTTGGTTCCTTTGTCGCGACCTACGTGATCAGGCAGGAAAAGTGGGACAGTCTGCCCGAAGACGTCCAGCAGGCGATCACCGAGATCGGCGAAGATTTGACTAGGGAAGGATGCGAAACTGCCGACCGCCAGAACCTTGAAGTCAAGCAGCAGATCGCCGAGGCGGGCGTGACCTTCGTTGACCTGCCCGCCGGAGATGTCGAAAAGCTGAACCAGATCCTGTCGACGGTTGGGTCCGAATGGGCCGAGCAACTCGATGCCCAAGGCAAGCCCGGAACCGAGATCCTGGAAGCCTTCCGGTCCGCGCTGAAAAGGAACTGA